A stretch of the Odontesthes bonariensis isolate fOdoBon6 chromosome 5, fOdoBon6.hap1, whole genome shotgun sequence genome encodes the following:
- the spaca6 gene encoding sperm acrosome membrane-associated protein 6, which produces MHIFLWLVCVSLLFCPSLSCYQCFVDVQDSLRLCWGHVLTQYNVRNVDACFRKLDRIFNTNERVIEAGRVDKGFDQKLKEILDAEILPMVKEFNQKLNNDTVYERRLQTAADNFIAAASKLPRVSGCFPPCGFQSAGAEYNCVTCHYDSCQFPLDCQVEEMKVVENSRSTMRCDVPFALPNDIEVIWRFAEEVKTQQKEEFKEVTVGVDRLYSIPSVNLQHQGTYQCEIYSNHLSIVRLYYYITVTPQVVAGHTELQEIFDLSLLPGGQLLPAPGGSPHSFLPLLQFHLIACLTSLLLLLLLSLGALYWSSVPELRNPDDEETYNVPY; this is translated from the exons atgcacatttttttgTGGCTTGTGTGTGTTAGCTTGCTGTTCTGCCCCTCTCTAAGCTGCTATCAGTGCTTTGTTGATGTGCAAGACAGCCTTCGTCTGTGCTGGGGTCACGTTTTGACTCAATACAATGTCAGAAATGTCGATGCCTGCTTCAGGAAGCTGGACCGcatattcaacacaaatgagagaGTAATCGAGGCAGGTAGAGTGG ATAAAGGCTTTGACCAAAAGCTAAAGGAGATTCTAGATGCAGAGATCCTCCCGATGGTGAAAGAGTTTAACCAGAAGCTGAATAACG ACACTGTGTATGAGCGAAGGttgcagacagcagcagacaatTTCATCGCAGCTGCCTCCAAACTGCCTAGAG TCTCCGGGTGTTTCCCTCCTTGCG GTTTTCAGAGTGCAGGTGCCGAATACAACTGTGTTACCTGCCATTATGACTCCTGTCAATTCCCTCTTGACTGTCAAG TTGAAGAAATGAAAGTTGTGGAGAACAGCAGGAGCACAATGCGGTGTGATGTGCCATTTGCCCTGCCAAATGATATTGAAGTGATCTGGAGATTTGCAGAGGAG GTCAAAACCCAGCAAAAGGAGGAGTTTAAAGAAGTAACTGTAGGAGTGGACAGGCTCTATTCCATTCCTTCAGTAAATTTGCAGCATCAAGGCACCTACCAGTGTGAGATCTACTCAAACCATCTCTCCATCGTCAGGCTATACTACTATATAACAG TGACCCCCCAGGTTGTGGCAGGCCACACAGAGCTGCAGGAGATATTTGACCTGTCTCTGCTCCCAGGAGGGCAGTTACTCCCAGCGCCTGGTGGTTCCCCCCACTCCTTCCTTCCCCTCCTCCAGTTCCATCTCATCGCTTGTTTAACCTCtttattgctgctgctgctcctctccCTGGG GGCTCTGTATTGGTCGTCAGTGCCAGAGCTAAGAAATCCTGATGATGAAGAAACATACAATGTTCCATATTAA